The Helicoverpa armigera isolate CAAS_96S chromosome 23, ASM3070526v1, whole genome shotgun sequence genomic sequence GGCTGGGTGTGGTGGGACTGGTTGGGTGGGTCAGGCGCAGATGCTCGGCGATTATGGTTTAGATCTTCGTTGCCGGAGTCGAGGCTCAGGCTGCTGCGTTCCTCCGGGATGATGTCAAATGTCTGCTTGAAACGCAGAGAGTTGGAGCGCGAGCGTGGCTCCGGCAGcgaggcgcggcgcggcggtgACGCGGGCGCCGCGGGGGTTGGGGAGGCGGGCGCCGAGGCTGGCGGGGACGAGGAGGGAGGGGACGCCAGCGCCCCCAGCAGCATGTCTGTGATCAGTCTGTTGGCGTTGCTGCCGTGCTCGGTGCGAGGCAATGAACTGCGTTTGCTGTTTTTATTCGAGTCACTGCTCGTGTACCTTTGCATTTTCTCATAAATTGGGATAGGTATtcgtgattttttatttttcatactaaGATTTTGATTCTCATCGGAATTCGTTGTTTCTGGTGAACTCTGTGAACCGTTTACATATTCCAAAATTTCTAATATTTCGATACATTTGTTACCGTCGTGTATTTCCGATTTTTGATATATTCTCTTGGCAGCGCGATCGTCGGTGGGTCGAGTCATAAGCGACAATTTTCCGTGTATTTGTTGCCGCTCGCTTTTTTGTTTTCCCAAATCGATGACGTCTAATCTTGAATTATTCTTCGAAGATTTGAATGGATCTCGGTCGTTAATTGGCTCCAGTTGTTTCTTCCAAGTCCGTTTGGCTACATTGTCGTCGGATTTGGAGGTGACCATTCGATTGGGGCGGTGCTTGATGCGCATGCACTTGTACTCGTCCTGCGCCACCTTGGCGATGACGTCGTCGATGAGCGCGTTGACGATGGCGAGGCAGTCGCGCGTGACGTCGCGGCGCGCGGCCCGCTCTCCGTCGCGGCGCGCGGTCCGCTCTCCGTCGCGGCGGGCGGCCCGCTCTCCGTCGCGGCACGCGGCTCGCTCGCCATCCCGCGCGCGCTGCTTGCCGCGCGACCGTCGCGCGCACTCCATACGCATTTCTCTCTTCCGATGCCGTCGGTACAGTCTCTGTTTTATTTTCTCGGGCATTCGATCAGCGACGTTGACATTTTCTTTATCACAGTCGCACTCGTTATCtgttatttgaataaagaacGACTCGCCTTTGTCCTTGGGGGTGTACACTTCGTTGTTGGCGGCGTTCTCCGGCAGCAGGTCCAGCACATCTATGGCGGAGCGCACGAGCTCGCTGCGCCTGGTGCTGAGCGCCCGGCGCAGCAGCACGGAGCGCGGCGAGTTGGGATCGTCGAGGCTGTCCACGAGACTGGTGCAGTCGGAGCCCATGAGGTCTGCGTCGTCGGAAGAGGAGGTGTTCACCTCCATGGACTCGGTGTGCGGGAAGGCGGAGAAGCGCGGCACCACGGGGTTGTCGTCCGCGTCAGGGTAGTAGCTGCCGGTGCCGACGCCGCTGATGAGCTCGTAGCGTGCGCCGCAGTCGGCGTCCGTCCGGCTGGGCTCGTTGTCGTTGTTGATGAACACGTCCGTCACATTGGATATCTCTATGTGCGATATCTCCGGCGGCGACTGGTGCAGCTCGTCGCGGAACAGCTTCTGTATCTGATGCAGTACGGCCTGGTTGACGGCGTCGTGCTGCAGGTCGAAGCCGCCGGGTGAACTGACGCGGTTGTTGTTGGACTCGGCGCTGGGCAGCTCGTCGCGGATGGCTAGTGCGCTGGCGTCGGTCTTGTTGTTGCAATCGTCCTTGTCCTCTTCGTTTATACACAGTTCCTCGTTACCAAATATGATCTGATTGTTTGATGTTGGGCTCAAGTGAACTATTGTGTTCACTCCTGTATTTTGAAGCTTtactttaatttctttttcaacgATACTGATTTTTCTCTCGTTTCCCATGGAGGCATTCATACATTCTAATTGATCCGTCAAAGAATTGAGACTCTCCACTAGAATGTTAGATACGTACTCgtcaatattaatattgtggGCGTTCTTCTGGCTGAGTGTCGGAGGGCGCGAGCAGTGCGCGGGTTTGTCCGGCGACAGCGTGCCGATGGTGGGCGCGGCGCTGAGGTTGAGCGTCTCCGACACTACGATCTCCAGCACTTCGTAGGAGGGCGTGTGGACCGCGAGCGGCTTGTCGTAGGGCACCGCGTCGTTGTCGTCACGGTGCAGGCCGGACTCGCTGACGACGCCTGCGCAGTGGCCGCTCCGCGCGACCAGCTCGTCGAGCCGCCCTTCCTTGGCGGTCGGGTACGACGCCGAGTACGTTTCCGACGAGTCTGACAGCGAGCGCTCGTCGCTCACTGGTGACTGCGCAGATTCTTTGCTGGATATGGGCACGTCGTCTGCTGTGCTTGATTTTAATTCCATAGTGGTCATATCTGACGACTGCTGGTCTGAATATTCTACGAATGCATTTCTAGCTGCCATAACATGGAATTTAGAGCCATCACTGTCggttaacatattatttactttctctGCGTACGGAGAAGGTTCGTGGTCGTGGGACCGATACGTAGAATCTGAAAAGTCAGCTCGCGTGTCCCTGTCGTGTCGCGACTCTTCAGCTCGGTCGTAGCTGTTCTTCATAGCGGCGCGGAGCATTTCGTCGCTGCCGCGGAAGTCCCGTGAGGAGTCGAGCCGCTGACGCTTTGGCGAGGCCCAGCCGGCGCCGGGCGAGTGGCGCGAGGACGCGAGGCTGGACAGCGCGCGCAGCTCGGAGCGCGAGCCGTCCAGCGAGCGCGTCTCGCGGGCGCCGGGCGCGCAGCAGCAGCAGCTGCGGCACGGCTCGGCGCCGCGGCCCCACATGCGCCGCATCAGCGCCGAGCGCCGCATGAGCTCGCGGTCGCGCCGCAGGAAGCGGTGCGCCGGCTCCGTGGGCGACCCGCTGCCGTCCCTGCACGGCGACGCCGACGCGCCCGACCGGTTGCTAGCGGGCGCGCTCTCCTCGGACTCAGATCTTTGTTGCGCGAGACGATACCTGCAACGTGACAAAGGCGAGCTCAAATTGGTATCCCTTAGGGAGTGTAGTCTGGTGCGAGCACGCGTGTGAACGATTGCGGTTGACGACTTACTTCCTCATTATAGTCTCGGGCACTGAATAGCGGCGGCGGAGCAGGCCGGGCGAGGCGCCGGCGCGCGGGGGCAGCTCGGCGGCGGCGCGCTCCatggcggcgcgggcgggacgtgcgggcggcgcgggggcgggggGACGGTACGCCGCGGCACTGAAACAACGACGAAGCGCATTACGGTATTGCTTATAATCACTCTAATAATCTACCACTTATCTCATAAATACATCACCAAAATAACAAAGGctacttttctttcttttttaataaaaggtcCCTCAAGACACGGAGAACAGCTAGTATGAAAACAAAGACGGAGTTGTACTCATGGGTAGGTGTTCATGTTTGCTATGTATAGTAGACCGAGGCAGACGGGCATGCCATGTCGGCGATAGCGCGCGACGCACAGCGCCGGCCCCGCGCGGACCGCAAGCCGCAGCTCATTAGACGCGCGTCGAGAGCGCGCGCACTCGACCGGACCATAGAAAATATGCAAAGCAGCGAGTGCGAGCGCTGCACACCACCAAGCTATTGACGCCTGATTACAGATTACGTACGATACATTATGGAATCAGGCGTTAATTTGCGGAAATccatgatataaaatattaggagaactacctacttatgtagaGTATATTCCGCGAGACAGTAAATCGACTGTACATAGTTATGACCTGACTATGTTATTAGTCAGCGACTCCTTCAATCTGCACTAAGAACTTACGTTTACGCGATTATCGTTGCTAAACTAAATGGTTACCTGCACGGCTgaacattattattacatatttgcTTTATAAAAAAGCCAGCCCTCCGGAAACTTAATTTACTAATTACCGGCAGCTGTAATTTACTACTTTTTAAACGAAGAGGCACCGCGCTAATTTTGCTTCTAGTTTCCCTTGCGTAATACAGCACTGTTCAAGAGAAGACTGATCCATTCTCGCTCGGAATATTCTCAGAGTCCGGAACAACAATCAAGGGATTTCGTCTTATAGTCCGTGTTCATTGCTGGTCGGCGGTCGCTGCGGGGGTCGCCGCTCGACGCCACCAAAACGTTCAACGCAATCACAATGACCCCTACCTTGCACATTGCAGATTTTATTTGGTAGTGCGACAGTCCGGGCGACGTCGCGAataacttaaaacaattgttaatGCCAAACTTTAGTGCCGAAAagtataatatgtaagtatgtaatatgTTTCGTTTCGTTGAACTTATTAATGAAAATTGATTGAGTTGTAACGGGGAGTACGGGACTGCGACACGCGCCGGTTCAGATATAAATACATTCTGGTATTATTTCAGGCGAAGTAGTTGCAGAGACTGCGCGCGGCCGCTGAATACTTGACATAGTTGCGGCGCCACTCGGCCGTGCAGCGCCATGCACGCGAGCGCCACAGTGTTCCCTATATGCCTGCCATAATGCTGGAACCACACTTCGCTATGCGTTATTTGTTATGCGACTACGCTCAAATACTTGTTAAGTATGTGAGCGAACAAAAAACACGACATTCACACTTTGTGCCGGAGTGCCAAACTTGGTGCCGTTGTGCTTATTGTGTCCTTTGAAGTAAACCGATAGGTGAACGGATAgccatatttgttatttattcgcGCTTATGTTTTGCGGGCAAATATAGACGAATGAACCCTCCACACTTCGTCGTATGCACCCCCGAATAACGCGCATAACCAATAACGCATAGCGAAGTGTGGTTCCGGCATAATACACGTAGTTTGTCAAACCGTACATCAAGGGCCCGATTCTtcaaattttacttaagcgacatacgattcacatccgactgagatccaatcacacacgactcaattacgattgaagcgtatgtgacattccgctattttttttttgaaataaacgtttttatccgtttctgtgattcaattatgaaacaaattatttacgattgcaatatgattgtagagcaaactaccgtatagtagaccaatcgcaaaccaatcgaaggACATTGGTATACGATTGTTCTTATATCAGTAGCAgaaatgcccgctaaggttaataCTGCTATTGCgcttcaatttctattcaattttgacactattaacttagcagaatcgggccccaggccTGTCCACACTAAATATTATCGCGGGCCAATATAAATTACCAAATAAGTTGACAGCCGTTGACATGATATTTTTAAGGACACAGATTAGGGTTTTAATAGAAAAGAGGGCGAGAATTTTTTTCTTCGTTTGAGGACTCTGCCTAACTGGTCAAAACTTCAGTCAAGAAAAATACGGGAGGGGAACGATTACCTTGAACGTACATTATTACAAATCTTCATTCAACATTTATAGATTAAAATAATGGGCCCAATATggacgaatatttttttttataaataggtgtGGTATCAATGTTGGTTGatactttaaaatttttgttttaatcggCCTCCAAATACTTCGGGAAATACTTTTCGCAGGCTGAGAAAAATAGCCTGTatccttcttcgataaataggctatctgacactgacacatttttttttaatcagacTGAGGAGTTCCTGATGAGGAGGATGAGGAGTGCctttagaaaaacaaacaaactttaccTGTACTTTGATTAAGACTCTCGAAAATTTTACACATGCATGAACAAAAGGGCTATCAATATCAAACTTGACAATGAAATCAAGGGGAACTCCTTAACAGTCGGTAGCAACCAGCTTGTGTTTGGGCATATTTTCTGCATATTGACAAGGACTAACACCATTATGGCATATCTAGGACTGCTACTGAGGCTATTGAAGTTTTGGTTCCGAACACTGAAAACCATAaaacaggtaaaaaaaaaaaacaagaaccGATTTTCACAAAACAGTGAAGGGggaagaagtcgtggtggcctagtgggcaaagaaccaacctcttgagtatgagggcgcgggttcgattccaggtcaggcaagtaccaatgcaacttttccaagttattatgtactttctaagtatatcttagacaccaatgactgtgtttcggatggcacgttaaactgtaggtcccggctgtcattgaacatccttggcagtcgttacgggtagtcagaagccagtaagtctgacaccattattatttcacagataaacgcagatggcagctctgaagtggaacaaaagtgctttattttttgtatttttcggtgttttaaataaataattgataaaatagaattgtataattgtaaaataaattaataataattaaattgtaatagacagctgtgttgctgggaagtttgttcttcaccacttcttctttccagccataacactaggaagtggtgaaaggggggcgttttgggggtgctgtcattgtaaaattttgacgttaaaaagtgctaatcgtattagcctattttaataaatgattttgactttgactttgactttgactttgaccagtctaaccaaagggtatcgggttgcccgggtaactgggttgaggaggtcagctgaatccggttagactggaagccgaccccaacatagtttgggaaaaggctcggagggtgAGGATGATGAGTGAAAGGGACACAAAAAGTGTTCTATTGAAAAGTCCCCCAAGTGTGAATGTTGAATTTGTTTGTAAGTTTAGAGCTGGTGAATTGTGAGTTTTGATGCAGAGTCAGCAGGTGTAGTCGAGTATGAGTGTAGCGGCACTGACCAGCGGCTGCGCAGCGAGCGCGGCTCGGGCCACGCGTCGCGCAGCGTGCGGAGCGCGTCGCGCAGCGCCGGGGACACGCCGCGCGCGCAGCCTTCTGGAACAACGTCACACGTTCATCATTACTCCTTACtactacattattatactaggaCATTTCTCAAATAATCAATGTTGCTCATCATGGCTAAATAAAAGATCGGCCACTTCGCTTGGAAATGTCGGTTATAACCGGCGGAACCCGAACCTCGCGTAACCCGTCCCGGAAGAACTTtagcagtaggtaaaatattcaTATCCATGCATGCATTATTATGCAAAGAAACATTGTAGATCTGCTCAAAACATGACCCCTATTATGGCCTAGTCGGGTAAATAAAAAGCGAGTGTGCACGAGGTCGCACCGCTTCCGGGGCGCATTTCCGCTCGCGGTTACTTTTGACAATTCGGGCGGTCGAGGCCGCCTCTGCACAGGCGAGCAAGTGCGCCGCACTCGACTGAACTCGTCGTGGCTACTTCAATACTGCTATATTTGGACATGCAGCCGAGCGACGGCGTCGTCGCTTGCACTGACTAATCATGAGACAGTAGTGCACACGACTGACTCACAGGCTATTTCAGTGGCATTGAGATAAGGGCTTTTATGACTTACTGTCTTACCTACTGTAAGTATAGGTTCATATCTGCAGAAATGCGTGAGTGTCCTATATGTATGAGCGACGCACTAACGaatcatcggttaggtgtgacTGATTGAATGTGATTTGTCTGTATTGGCGTTACGCGACGCATGTTCAGTCAGCTATGAACCTCCCTAAGGAAGACGCGAGCGGTGAGCACGGAGATTGGTGACCATGTGTCTATGATTCGTGTCAATAGATACATAATTTGGAAGACAACGCATATTGACGCCAGTGTCTGCTAAAAGCAGCATTTGTGTATATTGTTATGGTGACGATGAATACTCGTTTCCCTTGAAGACGCGGTAAAGTAACTTGAGAATGATAAACGATCTGACTGTAAACACCATTGAAATCCAAAATGTTTTAAGTTGTTCCTTCTAAAATATATGGGTGACATAAATACTTCATTTGTTAGAAAGTAACACCCAGTAGGCCTGTAGGCACATTAAGTACTTTGTGTTGCGTTTAATAACATAAGAAATCAATGGTCAAgagaacaggggcccgattctcctaattttacttaagcgacatacgactcacgttcgactcgattcgactgagatccgatgcCGACTCGATTATggttgaagcgtatgtggcattccgaaattttttctttgaaataaacgtttttatccttttctgacattcaataataaatcattttgtctgcaaatgatttacgattgcaaaatgattgtacagcaaactaccgtatagaccaaaattaccaaaatagcagaccaatcgcacaccaatcaaatgtcaatcgaatactaTTGGTcatttattagtagcagaatgcccgatatggttaaaactgctattgcgatcatattgcgattcgatttctattcgattttgtcattattaacttaggagaatcgggccccagaccGTAGTTCTGATTATACACGCGCACAACCGCTCGGGGACAGATATGATACCTAACTCAATTGCGAGATAGCTGGACGACTGTTCTCTGGCTCTGGCGTGTGTGGTGTCGGTATAATTGTGACACCACCGCTGCGCAGGACACTAATGGTAGGTAATTGTAACATCGCTATTCTCTGCTTCCGATAATAATCTACAAGTACAGTTTTTGTTTGAGCTGTGCCCACGACAGCGACCGGGTTGTAAGTACTGTCAGTGACAACAGCGCAATGCACCACTTGGCATGTTTGTGAACAAATTCACGCTTACCACGAGTTTCGCCGCTGCTTGCCGTAACGCCTGTTCCCGGAGCGGTTACAGCGCAGGTATAGGCAATAGCACTTTGTTTACAAACAGTGTCGCTTCGTGACGCGCCTACGCGCCTCCTACCTTATCAAATACACTGCAGCCTGCAACTACTTTCATAAAATGAAACATATCGCAAGCCTCGTGATTATTATTAACTTACAATGATCGAGAGACCTCATACTGCCTGTCATGATTCCTGACTGAGGTTTAAATACTGTCAAAGATTTACAAATCGTCATGACCAGTGGTAGGTTCTTGGCCTAAGCGGAATGtgttctgtttgtttgttttgctgtgGAACTACTAACAATCGATGTGATCAGGGATATTTATGATTCGATTTATCCTTTTCTCTTTTTTGTGATGTTTACGCTTCATGCATGTTCTCGTGAATACGTAAAGATTAACCGATTTATAGACATTGATTGGTCGCTAGGTCGCTATCAACTTCGTGCCGTAACAGTTCGCCCTCCAACAACTGGCCATAGTGCATAGATGTGATCAGTAATATAGTGATCATCAAAACCTAAGACTTGTATCTTGTATTGAGCAATCTCAAAGCGGAATGAACCGTTCAACATCgcaaaggatgatgatgatgccagACGCGGGGGCTgctggattgttcgaaagagttaacgCGGCTCTAACGCTCCCGCCTGACCACCGCTGGCTAATTTATTGCTTACTCATTAGAAAAATACACTTTCTTGCTTTGCCTTAATGACCTTACATAAACGATAGCTTTCTTAGAAGGTTAAACCTACATATAAAgggttttctttttctttgaatAGCGCCGTAGGATTTACAACGCAAAAATTCACCAGTGGTCAGACAGATAAGTTCGCGGTAGTACAGAaagggttttagtcagtaaagtcCGACACCCATGATGATATCTCATctaaaaaaaaaggttgaatAGTCTCACTGCACAATTTCGCTTCACGAAATGAAATGAAACTATCTTGACAATGTCCTACTTTGCTTTGGTGGCAAATCAAAAAGCTGCATGGCATTCTAAGTAAGTTGGCTATCCTGGAAACATTGCCATCTGAATAAAACTGAGTGCTTATGCAGTCCACTTTACAGCGACCATGCCTGAGATGACCCACTGACCATGTATTCTGTTGTTACATACATATGGAATGAAAATAGTGTGAATAGGCTCTCAGGTCATTTATATAGTCACCCGAATGCACAAAGCAGCACtcataaatattgtaagtatgtacttaagtaGTGATGAGGTTCCATGCGAATGTGAGAAATGCGTCACTGGTGGGTGTCAGGGAGACGGCGGCGACAACACAAGCGCGCCAGTGCGGCGTGCGGCGCAGCTGTACGTGCTGTAAGCGTCACATACAGCTTACAGCATCATACCGCTGAACAGCCTGATCGATACTAACTTGTAGTCGCCGATGAAGCGGTGGCTGGCGACTCTCCTCACCTGCCGATGTCGATCTCACTACTTTACGTATAATAACAACAGCCAGCTATCCGGTCGGAATTTGGTTTAGTTTCCGTTGTCAACAGATTCAATGACGTTAAGTGTGTTACGTTTTGAGTAGATTCGTGTTCGACTCCCAAGGGGGATTTTCCGGAACACGAGTCTGAAtgtggtggtggtggtatcgGCGGCGGCACGCGGCGCTCGTCAGCTCAGCCCATGGGCTCTAGCCGGGTGCGTGTGCGTGCGGCGTGCGGCCCGCGCGCGTGGCCAGGCGGGACTGGCGAGTGGCGGCGAGTGGCGGCGAGCGGCGCGCGCCGGCGAGGTCGTGAGTCGACAGCACCTCAATGAACTTACTCACTAACCTCCGCGCACCGGTTTCACCTGCGGCTACCCTCGACTACCATCTGAAACCTTTTCTTGATTGAAATGAGACTTTTTCTTCTAAAAGCTGTTGGATACATGTTTAGGTTCCTACGTAGTACCTATGCAGTTTTGTGTAAGTTTATATGATGTAACAGCCGCTCGGGTCGATCGAGCAAAGCTTGGCGCAGTCGGCTCGTGGATGGATGACTATCTTgacatgacgagttcctctaTGTTTCAGAAATCGTTATATCCGTAACGACTTCCAAAGTCACAAGCCAAAATATCTGACAGCCTTTCATAGCAAGGAGCGAGGTGGACAATTCAGTTGAGGAAGTCTCAAAAAAAGAAATGATCTACAGTCGGTCCATGTAAAATATAGATACCTACAGATGATATCTGAGAAAAGAAAGGTAACGGTAGAAGctattgtgtattattttaaataagttaagtaaGTGTAGTGCTTTAGTGTAGTAGTGTTGTTCGTATCTGCACAATGAGCTTAATggtattttgtgtaaaaagaGCCAAAAACTCACGCAAAAACTATAttctaaaaacatattttttccacatttttttaCTTCTGGGTGACCAAGACTTATTTGAACAAGTCGTCACGTTTTTACCGTAAACAGTGTCGGCTGCGcgtataattattgtaatcatTTTTAACGCGTTAACGCTCCCGTTGCGCTCTCGACGCACACTGACAATGCGTAGTGTGGCCACTTCAACGCGTTAATACTCGCGTTAAACCCATTGATGTACCGCCACTTGAGTTATCGCCAAACGGcattgttaataataataataaataagccccgcagggcatctgaggcggatgacggggagtagcgaccccgcggggcttatatccgagtgctccagggagagtacactgtcccccatctccggcttgccggagtgataCATGACGGGGGAtgggtctcccgcctcttggcttgccttgatcggccggtcagagtggagtcgctagcagggttagcagctctGCTCgaagggtaggtgcctcgtggtaagtggcgagtgggccggtgatgctggacccacagggagcgcgtgatgtgcgtttaaagtccgccgaggtatcctcacccttcagccgctcatgtacctgttgccctcttgttgctatttagcgcctgattcccgggggcccagtaagtgaggtggcgagtctccatctgccatttttacatgtatttaatacattgtcatcggcaggtgccatagttcccgtagtttccccattcctagtccattagcatcccatcacaacaGCCCAattagttttcatccatagttagcaatagtttagcacagaaccggggattgtccttgggtatcgtaggttttgtgtcaccatttcattaaagttgtctcaaaagggcttcagcgtgttggcttcggccccacgttcgcctcccaaaaatccgggactccgTAGTCCcaaggtctggtagagacatacaaattaataaataaccataggggagtcgctagagcaaggttagcagccctgctcggagggtagatgcctcgtggtaagtggcgagcgCTGTTTCGTGAACgtctctaaaacccacaaagcgatttcgtcgacccgggaatcaaacccgagacctcgtgctcgaCAGTTGCGCAAAATCGAGAAATGATGACGATTTAACGATCTGGTCAAATTAAtatgaacatttcatgaaacgcaaccatttcatgaaatgcttaagcttttcatgaagtggtcaaatCTACGATGTGGCTACGACATATACATGGATCCCGGTAAGTTTCCAGAGAAAAAAACCTAGGTACAAAAAATcttagttttgggacacaaaactACCCAAACAAGCGTAAGAAACCTCtgtaaggctcgagcagaccggatgcgtatgcgtaaccacgcgcgtagtcacggcgtaaccatgagttgtaatgtatggaaatgtatgagacaggccacaccgcttgcgtaacgtagaccgttacgcaagcggtgtggcctgtctgtGTTACTTCTAGGCACACGTTTCAGACTAGATAGGAATGTTATATAGGATTTATCATAACGTATAACGTAGaccgttacgcaagcggtgtggcctgtctcatacatttccatacattacaactcatggttacgccgtaattacgcgcgtgactacgcgcgtggttacgcatacgcatccggtctgctcgagcctgtAAAGAGAAGccgcgagcgcgaaatttttgggacgcaatgatacctaaagaccgttaaactgtaggtcccggctgtcattgaacattcttggcagtcgttacgggtagtcagaagccagtaagtctgacaccagtctaaccatggggtatcgggttgcccgggtaactgggttgaagaggtcagataggcagtcgcttcttgtaaagcactggtactcagctgaatccggttagactggaagccgaccccaacatgattgggaaaaggctcggaggatggatggaatgatacctaaagaaattagaaaaaagtcAATGTCAAGTGataggcgcgagcgcagcgaccgtgaaatttttgag encodes the following:
- the LOC135118523 gene encoding uncharacterized protein LOC135118523 — protein: MERAAAELPPRAGASPGLLRRRYSVPETIMRKYRLAQQRSESEESAPASNRSGASASPCRDGSGSPTEPAHRFLRRDRELMRRSALMRRMWGRGAEPCRSCCCCAPGARETRSLDGSRSELRALSSLASSRHSPGAGWASPKRQRLDSSRDFRGSDEMLRAAMKNSYDRAEESRHDRDTRADFSDSTYRSHDHEPSPYAEKVNNMLTDSDGSKFHVMAARNAFVEYSDQQSSDMTTMELKSSTADDVPISSKESAQSPVSDERSLSDSSETYSASYPTAKEGRLDELVARSGHCAGVVSESGLHRDDNDAVPYDKPLAVHTPSYEVLEIVVSETLNLSAAPTIGTLSPDKPAHCSRPPTLSQKNAHNINIDEYVSNILVESLNSLTDQLECMNASMGNERKISIVEKEIKVKLQNTGVNTIVHLSPTSNNQIIFGNEELCINEEDKDDCNNKTDASALAIRDELPSAESNNNRVSSPGGFDLQHDAVNQAVLHQIQKLFRDELHQSPPEISHIEISNVTDVFINNDNEPSRTDADCGARYELISGVGTGSYYPDADDNPVVPRFSAFPHTESMEVNTSSSDDADLMGSDCTSLVDSLDDPNSPRSVLLRRALSTRRSELVRSAIDVLDLLPENAANNEVYTPKDKGESFFIQITDNECDCDKENVNVADRMPEKIKQRLYRRHRKREMRMECARRSRGKQRARDGERAACRDGERAARRDGERTARRDGERAARRDVTRDCLAIVNALIDDVIAKVAQDEYKCMRIKHRPNRMVTSKSDDNVAKRTWKKQLEPINDRDPFKSSKNNSRLDVIDLGKQKSERQQIHGKLSLMTRPTDDRAAKRIYQKSEIHDGNKCIEILEILEYVNGSQSSPETTNSDENQNLSMKNKKSRIPIPIYEKMQRYTSSDSNKNSKRSSLPRTEHGSNANRLITDMLLGALASPPSSSPPASAPASPTPAAPASPPRRASLPEPRSRSNSLRFKQTFDIIPEERSSLSLDSGNEDLNHNRRASAPDPPNQSHHTQPYDVPSAHLATGTYSPPHKLKPRGDLSGRCKDMKSAGTSPMTDSDGEKRFRSKNQITMTSPGSKSAATSPMRLSISEAGTKADVEPSSKRTAARGRGCTPAPRRDAGTSLSVSCAPLPHRTASVPVE